The segment GAACATGATGTTATACAGATATTAGATATGGATGGATATTTTCAACTGAAAAAGCTTTCAATAATTAATAGAAAATGGAATTAAGCAGCCGCATGAGAACATGATGTTATACAGATATTAGATATCCATGGATATTTTCAACTGAAAAAGCATTCAATGATTAACAGAAAATAGAATTAAGCAGCCACATGAGAACATGATGTTATACAGATATTAGATATGGATGGATATTTTCAACTGAAAAAGCTTTCAATAATTAACATTAGTTATTTCTGACAGTTCTGGAAACCAGAGTAAATGGTGGCTATGTTGGCTTGAAAagacattacatttgtcatttacATATTGCTGAATTATGCAAGCAAACTATGGTTAGCACATAACATCAGAAACTTTTATGATAAATATTTAACTCCATTTGGATTGAGGCTATTTTTAGCATCAGGAGGCCATTACTGGTTGAAGAGGATTCTTAATTGTTGATAAAAATATCATATCATTCGAACAAATAAACAATCAAACCAAGGAGAATTCATATCTCATCTTGTTCATTACAGCTTGGCCTAAATAATCTTGCCCCAACTTGCATAGTTTTTATTGTCTTTTTCAGTCTTCTTTCACTTGGCTTTTTTCCAGAGATTGGACGAGGTTTTCAAAATAATTGGCAGTCACTTTTGTGAGGGTAAGAAGCCTGATACGAAATTCAGTAAATTCTTCTGGAGGCTTCTGGCTTGAAATAAAAGCCTGCAACTCTTCCTCAACACACTGATGAAGTCGTTCTAAAGATGACTCAGCAAAAGCTTGGCAGTGCTCAAACAAAATCTTGTGGGAATTTTCATCTTGAGATAGATAATATCCATAAGCATATGTCCACTTGAGCACACGCCTGCATTCAACAATCTGAAGCCATGCATCTATCACAAATTTAAGATGCAACTCAGTTAAGCATTGTATGTTACCCAGCTCTTTGATCTGAAGATCCTGAACATGCTTCAAATCTGACAGTGCTTTTTCCCTAGATCTTTCATGGGCTGCCCATCGTTCAAAATAATGACTGTATCTGTCTAAGGATTGTTTAATGgcatctctctcttctctccttaTTTTCTCTTCCTCTGATTCAAATTCCTCATTAGCAACTGTCTCTGTCCCCTGTTCACCATCTTCAAATCTGTTGCAAGCATAATTATTAGAGTGGACCTTCCAATCCCCAAGGCATATCCAGCAAAATTCATAGAAGCAGGGAGCCACACATGTCATATGCATGCAACCCTGATTTTTTTCAATTGCACGGCCACATTTTGGGCAGGGCTTTGTATTaactattttccaattttctgtTTCTCCATTGTCTCTGTTCTTGAAGGTCCATTTTCTAACAGTATCACAGTCAACAGGACGATGCATCTCCTCTGAGCAGCTCCAGCAAAAATTATAAGAGCATTTGCAGGTGACATCATAGCATTGGCTGATTCCATCCTGCAATTCCACAGCATACTCACACTCAGGAGCAGGGCACCATTTGATTCTTTTGTTTTCCTCAACATAAGATCTAACAAGAAATTGCCCATATTTTGTTCTGTCCTGTTCCTCTGTAATCAAACAGAGCACAGTGTCTTCGCCCACAGCCGCCCCACATTTTGGCTCGGGACATCTCAAACTGAGGCACCCAATTCCATTTTCCCTAATTGAGATCTGAATGTAGTTCACCCAACAGGGCTTACAGAAATAATGGGCACAAGCAAGGGCCTTCATTTCAGTAATGAAGTGGGCATCCATGCAGATCGAACAGTATAACTTCTCATCAGCTCTGAGCTGTTTTACTGGAGCCTTGTCAAACAGCCCTGAATCTTTTCGCACTTTCTGCTCGTTGTAAAACCATTGTTCCACCAAATTTGTAATGCTCCAATTGAATTGTTGCAGGAGAATCCTTGACTCTGCTTGAGATAAACAGCAAAGGGATGAAACAGTCTCCATGGCCTTCTCCTGTTCTTCACGGATGTCTTGAAAGCTCAAAACTCTGTAGCAGTTGATGCCattgttcttttcttcctttttggGTGAGGAGCTTTCCTCTTCAGAACATTCCAAAAACTCTTCGGTATCAGAGTAATCCTCTGATTCGTACTCCATTTTACCGTCGAAGAATCCTGTGATTCGTACTGTATTTTGCGAGCGCCTTCTCTGTAATCTATAGCTTTCCTTGTAATTGAACTGTTTTTTATGAGAATTTAAACCCGTCCGAGGAAAATCAATTATGGACACATGATGAATTATAGGGCCGACTTATTTGTTCGACAAAAAGTACGTCTTCAAATTCAATCAAAAACACACCTTTTATAAAGTtgattttattaataatttattattaatctTTATTTAGAAGATTTTTTTAATAGGTATATTAAATTTTAGATTTCAAAGTTATATTATTAGTTTCTAGTAAGCCACTGcattcatttaattctattttttcaaCTAGTTTAGCCAATCCAcatttagaattaaaaaattttaacaaaaaatctAAATCTATAGTTCACATTTATTCTATATTttacaaaattataaaaatatcatttttataCTTGCTGTAGTATTCACTAAAGTGGTTTAATCAATAAgtaggagcaaatttttaggaataaTAGTTTTTTTAGGTTTGTTTATGGATTTCCTTCTATTTTAAAAAAACTGAAAtatctattttaaatattttttttggttttttattatttatagtgttgtaaataaaatatattttttttaaatgtaaggGGTTGAGATTAACTGGTTAAAACaattgggttctcattgtggagacccaagttcaattcccaatatgGACATCTAAAATGAATGGCTTTGGCTAccaaaaaatgtttgttttttttttttccaaataaacgtataaattttaataattctatttatctaaaaatatagataataaaaccaattataaggaCTTGATTtggtttaaattaaattaaatacaagtatttatatttatattaaaaaaataaacacaattattatatgtattcttataattatattttatatatttttttgaaatcattctattttttaatactttttgaaagtCATAAAGTTTTTAAATCATttgaatatatacaaaataatttttaatcgtaaatttaaatatttttcattaagttattcaaaaaatatttattttcacttttataattattaatagttattttattaaagcaattataattaatattacataaatataaaaataatataatatttcattacaaattaataattaaatttgagattaatgcTACATAGAAATAGAATTGTACTTAGAAGTAGTTAAAATATTTATTACTAATGCCAAATTTATAATAATCTTAATCATAACTCTTATAATACTTAATTACGGTTTAATTCTAGCCTAAGGTGTGCACAGAaccaattgaaaaagaaaaaaccaCAATTATAGTTAAGTTAGACACTATAAAATATCCAATGATCTGATCTAAATAATGCAAGGACATACCCTAACTAACTACATAATGTATCATTCAAGATACGATAACTCTTAAGGATATTGGTGTTTctaatttattaattatattttttaggtacatgttttattaatattttagttttaa is part of the Cryptomeria japonica chromosome 10, Sugi_1.0, whole genome shotgun sequence genome and harbors:
- the LOC131079210 gene encoding probable E3 ubiquitin-protein ligase ARI8, with protein sequence MEYESEDYSDTEEFLECSEEESSSPKKEEKNNGINCYRVLSFQDIREEQEKAMETVSSLCCLSQAESRILLQQFNWSITNLVEQWFYNEQKVRKDSGLFDKAPVKQLRADEKLYCSICMDAHFITEMKALACAHYFCKPCWVNYIQISIRENGIGCLSLRCPEPKCGAAVGEDTVLCLITEEQDRTKYGQFLVRSYVEENKRIKWCPAPECEYAVELQDGISQCYDVTCKCSYNFCWSCSEEMHRPVDCDTVRKWTFKNRDNGETENWKIVNTKPCPKCGRAIEKNQGCMHMTCVAPCFYEFCWICLGDWKVHSNNYACNRFEDGEQGTETVANEEFESEEEKIRREERDAIKQSLDRYSHYFERWAAHERSREKALSDLKHVQDLQIKELGNIQCLTELHLKFVIDAWLQIVECRRVLKWTYAYGYYLSQDENSHKILFEHCQAFAESSLERLHQCVEEELQAFISSQKPPEEFTEFRIRLLTLTKVTANYFENLVQSLEKSQVKED